The proteins below come from a single Ictalurus punctatus breed USDA103 chromosome 29, Coco_2.0, whole genome shotgun sequence genomic window:
- the lrrtm1 gene encoding leucine-rich repeat transmembrane neuronal protein 1, whose translation MLMDFLLIGLYLKWTLRKPPGLLLCSLGILLKMVPLVGGSCPRLCRCDSKLLYCEGLNLTDIPHNLSSATGLSLRENNISELREGHFVGLSQLTWLYLDHNNIEYVEESAFERLRRIKELDLSTNRIESLSNGTFRPLPNLRILDLSFNRLQSLEPDLFHGLRKLTNLHLRYNALKFVPVRIFQDCRSMQFLDLGYNQLQSLARNSFAGLFKLTELHLEHNELVKINLAHFPRLISLRTLYMRNNKATIVVSTLDWTWHFLEKIDFSNNEIEYIEPHVFESVPNLKELMLNSNKLTYVDQRILGSWTSLGSITLSGNAWECSRNVCALAAWLSSFQGQRDSALQCASPDMAQGEDILDAVYAFQLCEDGIEATTQTFTATRDLARGSIFKGPTRTPYDLQDMEGGEVVTNSFTVTAATDDLDSTMQIHKVVTGTMALIFSFLIIVLMLYVSWKCFPAGVRQMRQCFSNQRRKQKQKQTMQQMATMSTPEYYVDYKPNHIEGALVIINEYGSCTCQQQASRECEV comes from the coding sequence ATGCTAATGGATTTCCTTCTAATTGGTCTGTATTTAAAGTGGACGCTAAGAAAGCCCCCTGGGTTGTTACTGTGCTCTCTGGGCATCCTTTTGAAAATGGTTCCCCTGGTGGGGGGGAGCTGTCCGAGGCTGTGCCGCTGCGACAGCAAGCTCCTCTATTGTGAGGGGCTCAACTTGACGGACATTCCCCACAATCTGAGCAGCGCCACCGGCTTGTCCCTGCGGGAGAACAACATCTCGGAGCTGCGTGAGGGGCACTTTGTTGGCCTGTCGCAGCTCACCTGGCTATACCTGGATCATAACAACATCGAATATGTGGAGGAGAGCGCCTTCGAGAGGCTGCGGAGGATTAAAGAATTGGACCTGAGCACCAATCGGATAGAGAGCCTGTCTAATGGAACCTTCAGACCCCTACCCAATCTGCGCATCTTGGATTTATCATTCAACAGACTGCAGTCCCTGGAGCCAGACCTTTTCCATGGGCTTAGGAAGCTTACTAATTTGCATTTAAGGTACAACGCCCTGAAATTTGTGCCCGTACGGATCTTCCAGGACTGCAGGAGCATGCAGTTTCTGGATTTGGGCTACAACCAGCTACAGAGCCTGGCCCGAAACTCATTCGCTGGTCTTTTTAAGCTGACTGAGCTGCATCTGGAGCACAACGAGCTAGTAAAAATCAACCTGGCCCACTTTCCCCGCCTCATCTCGCTGCGCACACTCTACATGCGCAATAACAAGGCCACCATTGTGGTCAGCACCCTAGACTGGACCTGGCACTTCCTGGAAAAGATCGATTTCTCAAACAACGAGATTGAATACATCGAGCCGCACGTGTTTGAGAGTGTGCCCAACCTCAAAGAACTCATGCTGAACTCAAATAAGTTGACATATGTGGACCAGCGCATTCTGGGCTCCTGGACGTCCCTGGGCAGTATCACTTTGTCCGGGAACGCATGGGAATGCAGCCGCAATGTCTGCGCCCTGGCCGCCTGGTTGAGCAGTTTCCAGGGTCAACGTGACAGTGCCTTGCAGTGCGCCAGCCCGGACATGGCCCAAGGCGAGGACATCCTGGATGCCGTTTATGCCTTCCAGCTATGCGAGGATGGCATCGAGGCCACCACACAGACCTTCACAGCCACTAGAGACCTGGCCAGAGGCTCCATTTTTAAAGGTCCAACCAGGACACCATATGATTTGCAAGACATGGAGGGTGGTGAGGTGGTGACCAATTCCTTCACAGTGACTGCAGCCACCGATGACCTGGACAGCACCATGCAGATCCACAAGGTAGTGACCGGCACCATGGCACTCATCTTCTCATTTCTGATTATAGTGCTCATGCTCTACGTGTCTTGGAAGTGTTTCCCAGCTGGGGTGAGGCAGATGAGACAGTGCTTCAGCAACCAGCGACGCAAGCAGAAACAAAAGCAGACCATGCAGCAGATGGCCACCATGTCCACTCCCGAATACTATGTTGACTACAAGCCCAACCATATCGAAGGGGCCCTCGTCATCATCAATGAATATGGATCCTGTACTTGCCAGCAACAGGCATCTCGGGAGTGTGAGGTGTGA